The Gossypium raimondii isolate GPD5lz chromosome 2, ASM2569854v1, whole genome shotgun sequence genome segment AGTAGGCCCAGCACTTCTGacataataatgataattttggTTAGGTTTTATGTTCATTTTCCAATTGTTGTTCTTAGATATGTCCAAGTTACATAATGCCACAATCACCGAGTTAGCAAGATTCTGAAGGcaaaaaaatgaacaaacttGTAAATAACACCACCGAGGTTATAGTTTCCTTtcttttaatgcatatgatggttttgaatttttccGACCCCTTTATAAGCTTGTTATGTTATTACTAATTTTGTTCCCcctttcaattcttttctccATGATTAGTATTTCATTATAAACTGCGGGCACCTTATTCTCTACTTCAACATTACTTTAAATAGAAAGGAATTAAAAAAGTTTTTCCTTGTAGGCGCGAGGAGAATGCTTTGGACGGATAACAATTGAAGCCATGGCTTTCCAGTTACCTGTACTGGTAATCTATTAACTTTACGTCTTtacccaattttattttaatggtgtttGGTTTTTACTGATACCTAAGAACTTATGGTAAATAACTGGAGCTGGTTTTTGATACTGACACCATTTCATACTCAAAAACAGGGAACAGCTGCGGGAGGTACCACAGAAATAGTAGTGAATGGGACTACAGGTTTATTACACCCAGTTGGAAAACCCGGGGTTACACCTCTTGCTAAAAACATCGTCAAACTCGCCACTCACGTAGAGAGGAGGCTTACAATGGGAAAAAGAGGGTACGAAAGGGTCAAAGAAAGATTCCTAGAACGACACATGGCCGAGAGAATCGCCAGAGTACTTAAAGAAGTATTGAGGAAATCCAAAACCAAATCAAGCAGACACATCGGTTGAAAACCCACCATAAACAATGAGGTTAGAACCGGTTTCGATCAGAGCAGCGCTGGTTGGCCCAAGGCACAGGCTTAAAATAGGATGAatgcttttttcttctttttctcactaACGGAATGACATATCTTTAGCTTTCATGTCTTATTACCATCCAGTTTGCCTTTTCTTTAGGGATGTAAATTATGTATGTGCTAAGACATTTCTAGCTTGTTTATATAGTTGAGAAGTTCTTTTCAAGGTAGCATTGGTTTCTTGATATCTTGGGTAAAAGTAGAGGCTCTTATTGTATTAGTAGTTATTGTATTTTGCTTCCTTTACTAAAAAATTagacaattaatttttatgcgTTAGATTAAAGCACAAATTGttcttttctgttaaaaattagtttgGTTGACAAAATAACCTGACATACTTGTATTAAAGAAttagtttttatcattttttgggTTAGGGTTATCACATGCAAGCTGGTGGGTAATGAATAGTGATAAATGTAAGGATAAATTAAtgtttagtttttgaatttgataatttttataatttgatctttaaatttttttagttcacatatttgtaatttagtttttttaatttggtattagaatttaaattttgttaaggttTAATGATGTGGTGCATTTTATCACTTCAAATTTCAAGAGATAATTTTGCATAATTTCACAGTAtcgtattattatatattaatagaattcagcataaaattataaaaagttactaaattttgagataaaaaattTAGTGATGAAAGTGAAAAATGTTGCTAAgagattaaatatttactttattctAAAAGGATATACGTATTatttaaactattcaaatttaataaatgaagttatattttagtaaagttgggaagtttaataaaaaatgtgtttttcaTGAATGAttgcataaaatattttcataccCTCTTTAGTCTTTActctcaattaaaaaaaaaacattaaatataaagAAACCCAAAGCGCAGCGTTTAATCGCCACAGGTACCCCTGCGTGCGCGCTCTCTTCCCCTCCCACTCCCTTATTTGGTTATTGCTTCCTAGTGCATATACGTAGAGCTGGAGCTAGAAACTTATGGATTCCAGCATTTCTGAATTTGCATAAATGGTACACCTTTCCCACAAATTCTCTACAATACCCATAAATTTCATCCCAAAACAATTCTCCAAACACCTTCCCCAACAAATCCAATCCCAAACAACCCCTCCATTCATCCCTTTCTCTCAACGTCAAAACCAACGCTCCCTTTTAGAATCTCAACTCATTTCAGCTCTCAATTGCTGCACTTCCCTTACCCAAATCCAACAAATCCATGCTCGTATCCTCCGTAAAGGTTTTGAACAATGCTGCTATGTTCTCACCAAGCTAATACGTATCCTCACGAAAATGGAAATCCCAATGGATAGTTATGCTAAGCTTGTTTTTAATCAGGTTGAGAACCCAAACCCGTTTCTTTGTACTGCTCTTATTCGTGGGTATTGTTTACAAGGTCTTGTTAAGGAATCTGTTTTTGTGTACagtgaaatgagaaaaaaaagtgttttgCCTATTTCGTTTACGTTTTCGGCTCTTTTTAAAGCTTGTGGTGTTGTTAATGATGTGGATTTGGGTAGGCAAATTCATGGTCAGACGATTTTGATTGGTGGGTTTGGGTTTGATTTGTTTGTTAAGAACAGTTTGATTGAAATGTAtgttaagttagggtttttaggatgTGGGAGGAAGGTGTTTGATGAATTGCCTGAAAGGGATTTGATTTCCTGGACGGAGTTGATTGTTGGGTATGTGAAAGCTGGGGATATGGAATCTGCAGGGGAATTGTTTAGTGAATTGCCTAAGAAGGATATGGTGGCGTGGACGGCGATGGTTACGGGGTATGCTCAGAATGCTAAGCCTAGAGAAGCATTGGAGTTTTTCGAGAGGATGCTAAATGAAGGGGTTGAAACAGATGAGGTTACTTTGGTTGGGGTTATTTCTGCTTGTGCACAACTAGGTGCTGCAAAGTATGCGAACTGGATTCGGGATATTGTTGAGAATTTGGGGTTTAGTCCTACTCGTTGTGTTGTAGTGGGATCGGCTTTGATTGATATGTACTCGAAGTGTGGTAGTGTTGAGGACGCATATAAGGCTTTTAAGGTAATGGAAGAAAAGAATGTGTTTTCGTACAGTTCGATGATTGCAGGGTTTGCTATGCACGGTTATGCTTATGCGGCATTGGAATTGTTCCATGAAATGGTGAAAATTGGGATCAAACCAAATAAAGTTACGTTTATTGGAGTGCTTACAGCTTGTAGCCATTcaagaatggtagaacaaggTCGTCAAATATTTGAATCTATGGAGGAGAAATTCGGGATTTCTCCAGGCGTTGATCATTATTCTTGTATGGTTGATCTTCTTGGTCGAGCGGGATGTCTAGAAGAAGCACTTAACCTTGCTGAAACAATGCCATTAGAGCCTAATGGAGGTGTTTGGGGGGCATTGCTAGGAGCATGTCGGACTTATTCTAATCCTGATATCGCTCAGATTGCCGCTAACCATTTATTTGAGTTAGAACCTAATGCTATCGGAAACTACATCTTGCTTTCTAACATATACGCTTCAGCAGGGCAGTGGAACGATGTTTTAATGGTAAGGAAAATGATGAGAGAGAAAGGTCTAAGAAAAAATCCTGGATGTAGCTGGTTGGAAACCAAGAAGGGTGTAATTCAAGAGTTCTTTGCCGGAGACATGTCACATCCAAGGTACGGTGAGATGAAGCAAGTGCTCGAGGATCTTCTAAATAGGTTAAAGGCTATTGGGTACCAGCCAAACATGAATTCTATTGCTTATGATGTGAGTGATGAAGAAAAGAGACGAATACTAATCACTCATAGCGAGAAGCTAGCTCTGGCATTCGGGCTACTCGATATAAATGCTGATTTCCCCGTAAGGATTATGAAGAACATAAGAATGTGTGAAGATTGCCACTCATTTATTTGTGGTGTATCTCAAATCACAAGAAGGGTAATTATTGTAAGGGATAACTTGAGATTCCACCATTTCCATGATGGGAAGTGCTCTTGTGGTAACTTCTGGTGATCGAGGTGAAAGTTGAATATTTTTCAAGGTGCGATACAGATacatttgattcttttacagaTATATTGAATCTTATCTATCGTAGATGGTGAGATAGGATTTTGTATGCCATCATATTCTGAAATTTGCATCATAACATTGTGTTGCATTTTTCTAACCAAAAGCTGTTGGTAAAAAGACCTCTTCAGTCCGTTCACTTGTGCACAATTgagattggtataataacaaatttagcctcaacatttacacatttataaaaatattgtaggttaaatttgttaaatcatgaCCAAATTGTGATAGAATGTATAGATTATGGGAGCTAGATTTGTTATTAcaccaattaaaattatgtaaaatcgATGGAAAAATATTAAGGCCGTAATTAATTGTACTTAGTTGTTTACTTTTGAAACTGATAAGGGttaaattgcttaaattttttagaggaatcaattttctcaatttggaGAAGTGCTTTTACTGTTTTTCATAGCTCGTAGTTTTAAGTAGGTCTTAAATGCTCCAAGCAATGCTCCCTAAACACCTCCATTAGGCTTTGTTGGCATTGTTTTTGCAAGATTAAGTGCTTCTTCTAAACATCCAGCTCGACCAAGAAGATCAACCATGCAAGAATAATAATCAACGCCTGTAGAAATCTCGAATTTATCCTCCATGGATGCAAATATTTGATGACCTGTTCTACCATTTCTGAATGGCTACAAGCTGTAAGCCCTCCAGTAAACGTAACTCTATTTGTTTTGATCCCTATTTTCACCATCGCATGGAACAACTCCAATGCCAGATAAGCAAAACCGTGCATAGCAAACCATGCAATCATCGAACCGTATGAAAGCACATTCTTTTCTTCCATTGTCTTAAAGACCTTATATGCATCCTCAATGCTCCCACACTTTGCTGATCCCACTACAACACAACGAGTAGgattaaaccctaaattctcAACAATATCCCGAATCCAGTTCGCATACTTTGCAGCACCTAGTTGTGCACAAGCAAATCGTttcaaccccccccccccccggtCATTTAGCATCCTCCCGAAAAACTCTAATGCCTCTCTAGGCTTAGCATTCTAAGCATACCCCGTAACCATCACCCTCCACACCATCATATCCTTCACAGGCGATCCCCCTGCAGATTCCCCCAACTTTCGCGTAACCAACAATCAACTCCGTCCAAGAAATCAGATCCCTTTCAAGCAATTCATCAAACACCTTCCTCCTACATCCCAAAACCCCTAAGTTGACATACACTTCAATCAAACCATTCTTAACAAACAAATCAAACCCAAACCCACCAATCAAAATAGTCTACCCATGAATTTGTCTCCCCAAACCAACATCATTAACCGCACCACAAGCTTTAAAAACAGGCAaaacacctttttttttctttttcttctcatttcaCTATACACGATGCCTTAACAAGGCCCTGTAAATAATATCCACGAATAAGAACAGTACAAAGAAATGGGTTTAGGTTCTTAACCTGATTAAAAACAAGCCTAGCATAACTATCCATGGGGATTTCCATCTTAGAGAGGATACGTTTCAGCTTAGTGAGAACATAGCAGCATTgtaattgatatatttgaagtaaatgtaactaaaatatatgcatatattacaAGTTACACTGCCAAATTCTGCCATAAATAACCCAAAGCTAATAAACAAGAGTGTCAAAGGTAAACAAAATCTTGGTATAATTGCCAAGTTCCAAGGCATATAACTCTCAATAGTGTTCTTCTAGGTCATACAATAATACCGGCTCCAAAAGCATACTGTAACACAGCCGTAGAACCGAGCATCAATAAAACAATATCATCTAAGCATTTGCAGAAAGAACCTCAGGATGGTAGTGAAGCATCTCGATCCACACCATCTCTCGAATCATGTGTTCTCCCATGTTCTCATCTATGTCAAGATTGATCGGTACTTGTGCAGGTGGATTGCGTCTTGGATCATATAATCCTGACATATAAGGATGTAGCAGTGCTTCCATGACAGTAATCCTCTTAGACGGATCGAAAACGAGCATCCTTTGTAACAAATCTATGGCTAATGGATCCGCATGAGGGTATAAGTGAGAAAAATGGATGCCCCTCGAATACGGAAGTGACTTGATATACCTTCTGGCTTTCGGGTTATCAATAAATGCAAGATCAGCCTCTTGTTGGCTTCCGAGGACATTAATGATTAGCTTAAGCTGGTTGAGACATTCCGTCCCGGGGAAGATAGGTTTCCGACCAAGAATCTCAGCAAAAATGCATCCGACCGACCAAACATCAATGGAAGTCCCGTAATTATCACAACAGAGTAGGAGCTCCGGTGCACGGTACCAACGAGTGACAACATACTCGGTCATGAATTGTTCGTTGCCTCTACTGGTTCGTGCCAGCCCGAAATCGCATATCTTCAAGTCACAATTAGCATTAACAAGGAGGTTCCCAGGTTTCAAGTCTCGATGAAGGATGTTCGCCGAGTGCAGGTACTTCAGCCCTCGTAGTAACTAAAACACGCACCGAAGGTTAGACACAGATATAAGTGCTGAAACACAATATTATTAACAACCAACACGAGAAAATCAAGAAGGTGGCCATGTTTAACGAAGCAATTATGTCGACAACccgaaaaaagaaataaaaacccGAAGTTGTAACACAGGTATAAgctcaaatttcattttaaagcTTTTCCGTATATTTAGAACGTCATACCTTCATACCCTAATCCGGATTTGGATATAAGTCCGTACAACATAACCCTTCTTTAATGAATATGTCAATGTATATTCATTGAGCATGTTGCTCCATTCATTGAGCATGTTGCTCCATTGTTGTCATCTTGTACTTTAATGAATCCATTTAACAAGTTTCCACTAGTACAAGTTGTTTATAATGAGCCTAACAACTCATTTAGCCCTTTGAACGTAAATGCAAAATGGGACCATATGAGCATGAAATGTCATcaaaccccccccccccaaaaaaaaattgcCATTTAGACCCTTCAAGTTTTGTGAAATTACAAGGTAATTTAAACGTAAAATTACTCTTTGATCCCCTAAATCAATTTTCTAGCTGCGCCAATGAACATAAAAAGGAGAGCTATTTAACACTAATTAGAAACTTTAACAGTATAAAAGCCTTGCAAAAAGGGAAACTATATCAATCGTTTCAATCAGTACGGGAGGGTGGCACTAGGGAGCAGGCAGGGACCTAGGCCCCcccaaaaatggaaaatttcctTATAGtccctttaaaattttgtaatattctaAACAAGgacaatagtaaaattacattgAACCACACATTTACACATAGTAAGACTTAGACCCTAAACAAAATGGGAACTTTCCTTACAGTCCCTCTTgaaattataagattttaaacAAGAACAACAGTAAAATTACAATGAACCACACATTTACACATAGTAAGATTTCCTTGTAGTCCCTTTAAAATGGTAAGATTTTAAACAAGgacaatagtaaaattacaccAAGCCATATTTACGCATTGTAAGACTTAGAACTTAGACCGTAAACCAGCCcctcaaaatggaaaatttcctTATTAGTCCCTTTAGAAATTGTACGATTCTAAACAAggacaataataaaattacactgAACACACATTTACACATAGTAAGACTTAGAACTTAGACCCTAATGCCTACACCCTAAATTGGCCCCAAAAATGGAAATTTCCTTAAGAGTCCCTTTAGAAACCATAAGATTTTAAACAAGGacaatcataaaatttcattgaACCACACATTGAGCTAAGGCCAAAGTTCCAAAGTCCTTAACCTCACCATTGAGCTAAGGCctcttaaaaaatttcaagtacTTTGCTAAAATAGATGACACCAATTTCACAATCAAACCAATAAAAGTTTTACttaaagaaaacacaaaaaagaGGGGTTAATTTGTTACCTGGAAAATGAAGTACTTGCAATGATCATTAGAAAGAGGTTGAGGAGACTTAATAATCTGATGCAAATCAGTATCCATCAACTCATACACCAAATAAACATCATTAAAACTAGCTCTATGAATAGGCATCATCACATCTTTCAAAGCAATAACATTCTCATGGTGGATATGTCTTAAAAGCTTCAATTCCCTCAATGTTCTCAATGCATCAACACGATTCTcaaacacattatgaatcttttttaTGGCTACTTTCTCATTGGTTTCTCTATTGATGGATGAACAAACTATGCCATATGCACCTCTCCCTATTGGTTTGATTGGTACATACTTTGTATCAATCTCAAAAAGGGTTTGCCACATTGAATAGTA includes the following:
- the LOC105787510 gene encoding pentatricopeptide repeat-containing protein At5g44230, whose amino-acid sequence is MVHLSHKFSTIPINFIPKQFSKHLPQQIQSQTTPPFIPFSQRQNQRSLLESQLISALNCCTSLTQIQQIHARILRKGFEQCCYVLTKLIRILTKMEIPMDSYAKLVFNQVENPNPFLCTALIRGYCLQGLVKESVFVYSEMRKKSVLPISFTFSALFKACGVVNDVDLGRQIHGQTILIGGFGFDLFVKNSLIEMYVKLGFLGCGRKVFDELPERDLISWTELIVGYVKAGDMESAGELFSELPKKDMVAWTAMVTGYAQNAKPREALEFFERMLNEGVETDEVTLVGVISACAQLGAAKYANWIRDIVENLGFSPTRCVVVGSALIDMYSKCGSVEDAYKAFKVMEEKNVFSYSSMIAGFAMHGYAYAALELFHEMVKIGIKPNKVTFIGVLTACSHSRMVEQGRQIFESMEEKFGISPGVDHYSCMVDLLGRAGCLEEALNLAETMPLEPNGGVWGALLGACRTYSNPDIAQIAANHLFELEPNAIGNYILLSNIYASAGQWNDVLMVRKMMREKGLRKNPGCSWLETKKGVIQEFFAGDMSHPRYGEMKQVLEDLLNRLKAIGYQPNMNSIAYDVSDEEKRRILITHSEKLALAFGLLDINADFPVRIMKNIRMCEDCHSFICGVSQITRRVIIVRDNLRFHHFHDGKCSCGNFW
- the LOC105787511 gene encoding mitogen-activated protein kinase 7 translates to MATLVEPPNGVKPRGKHYYSMWQTLFEIDTKYVPIKPIGRGAYGIVCSSINRETNEKVAIKKIHNVFENRVDALRTLRELKLLRHIHHENVIALKDVMMPIHRASFNDVYLVYELMDTDLHQIIKSPQPLSNDHCKYFIFQLLRGLKYLHSANILHRDLKPGNLLVNANCDLKICDFGLARTSRGNEQFMTEYVVTRWYRAPELLLCCDNYGTSIDVWSVGCIFAEILGRKPIFPGTECLNQLKLIINVLGSQQEADLAFIDNPKARRYIKSLPYSRGIHFSHLYPHADPLAIDLLQRMLVFDPSKRITVMEALLHPYMSGLYDPRRNPPAQVPINLDIDENMGEHMIREMVWIEMLHYHPEVLSANA